The following proteins are encoded in a genomic region of Anaerolineae bacterium:
- a CDS encoding hybrid sensor histidine kinase/response regulator, whose amino-acid sequence MWHLTRTSSETRAAFTAGTTELLQSTLRNLILITGGVYLTWYYMVFGGNFSIELYRAFFPITVVILLTCALSLWLLPKQLLVAETVWLVGLAISIMLAIYASRQPEVVFLYALLPLMAVLIVGWPAGLIVEGLVIGLVAWFVYGPEVPLLRPGYGLATIVGGAFTGLLGWATTHTLLTVTQWSLFNFRQAQERMEEIRERQVELKQAQDDLLLANQELARLSDRLKALNQVAQEARRAKEEFVANVSHELRTPLHMIIGFAEMITQSPQVYGDSLPPALLADITAIQRNSQQLVRLVDDVLDLSQVEAGRMALSKEWVNISEIVDAATLAVHALFKSKRLYLETEIPPDLPPMFCDGTRVRQVIINLLSNAGRFTDQGGVRVKVWRETNDILMSVIDTGPGIAPEDQQKLFEPFQQLDGSLRRRHGGSGLGLSISKRFVEMHKGKMWLESEVGRGTTITFSLPLEARPPLQTSTDAKRWFNPYEQYEARDWWPKVPVPKLIPRFVLLDTGNTLQRLFTRYLDDVEICPVRDLEEAIKEITHSPAQALIVNTPSLKQGPIPLDQLNNLPFGTPILACWVPGEDEVAQRLGVVRYLVKPVTREILFSTLADLSDEIKDVLLVDDSREVLQLFARMFSATDHSYRVLRATDGQQALELLRKRRPDVMLLDLIMPGMDGLEVLEEKSQDPTIYDIPVIVISSRDPTGEAIVSDRLTITRSGGLSVRRLLACIQAISEVLSPSFRFGAQAQPEKPAAEPAWE is encoded by the coding sequence ATGTGGCATTTAACCCGTACTTCCTCGGAGACCAGAGCGGCTTTTACCGCCGGCACAACCGAATTGTTACAATCTACCTTGCGTAATCTTATTCTCATTACGGGGGGTGTCTATCTGACCTGGTATTATATGGTTTTTGGCGGGAACTTTTCTATCGAACTCTACCGGGCTTTTTTCCCCATAACCGTTGTGATTCTGTTAACCTGCGCTCTTTCTCTCTGGTTACTGCCAAAACAACTCTTGGTGGCCGAGACTGTTTGGCTGGTTGGCCTGGCCATTTCAATTATGCTGGCTATATATGCTTCTCGGCAGCCAGAGGTTGTTTTTTTATATGCGCTGCTGCCCTTGATGGCTGTGCTTATTGTGGGTTGGCCGGCGGGGTTGATTGTGGAAGGTTTGGTGATAGGGTTAGTGGCATGGTTTGTTTATGGCCCGGAGGTGCCCCTGCTGCGCCCCGGTTATGGCCTGGCCACGATTGTTGGCGGAGCCTTTACCGGCCTCCTGGGCTGGGCCACCACCCATACCCTCCTGACGGTGACTCAGTGGTCTCTTTTTAATTTTAGACAGGCCCAGGAAAGAATGGAGGAGATTCGGGAACGGCAGGTGGAACTCAAGCAGGCTCAGGATGATTTGCTCTTGGCCAACCAGGAATTGGCCAGATTGTCCGACCGGCTCAAGGCTCTGAATCAGGTTGCCCAGGAGGCCCGCCGGGCCAAAGAAGAGTTTGTGGCCAATGTGAGTCACGAACTGCGTACTCCCTTGCACATGATTATTGGTTTTGCCGAAATGATTACCCAGTCTCCCCAGGTTTACGGCGACAGTTTGCCGCCCGCGCTCCTGGCCGACATCACTGCCATCCAGCGTAACAGCCAGCAATTGGTGAGACTGGTGGATGATGTGCTTGATCTTAGCCAGGTTGAGGCCGGGCGGATGGCCCTGAGCAAAGAATGGGTCAACATTTCTGAGATTGTGGATGCGGCCACGTTGGCCGTACACGCCCTTTTTAAATCCAAGAGACTTTATCTGGAGACGGAAATTCCGCCAGACCTGCCCCCGATGTTCTGCGATGGCACCCGCGTCCGTCAGGTCATCATCAACTTGCTCAGCAATGCCGGGCGTTTCACCGATCAAGGCGGAGTGCGGGTAAAGGTTTGGCGAGAGACAAATGATATTTTGATGAGTGTAATTGATACAGGCCCCGGCATTGCTCCCGAGGACCAGCAAAAACTTTTTGAACCTTTTCAGCAGCTTGATGGCTCTCTTCGGCGCCGGCATGGCGGCAGTGGTTTGGGATTGAGTATCAGTAAACGATTTGTAGAAATGCACAAGGGCAAGATGTGGTTAGAGAGTGAAGTGGGTCGGGGCACCACTATCACTTTCAGCCTTCCCCTGGAAGCGCGTCCTCCCCTTCAGACCAGCACGGATGCAAAACGTTGGTTCAATCCTTACGAGCAATATGAAGCCCGTGACTGGTGGCCCAAGGTGCCTGTACCCAAGTTAATTCCCCGGTTTGTGCTCTTGGATACGGGGAATACACTGCAACGTTTGTTTACTCGATATCTGGATGACGTTGAAATTTGTCCGGTGAGAGATCTGGAAGAGGCCATTAAGGAGATAACCCATTCCCCGGCGCAGGCACTTATTGTGAATACGCCTTCGCTCAAGCAAGGACCAATCCCCCTGGATCAGTTGAATAACCTTCCTTTTGGCACCCCTATCCTGGCTTGTTGGGTACCCGGTGAAGATGAAGTGGCGCAACGATTGGGGGTAGTGCGCTACCTGGTTAAACCAGTCACCCGCGAGATATTGTTCTCAACGTTAGCAGACCTGAGTGACGAGATCAAGGATGTGTTGCTGGTAGATGACTCCCGCGAGGTGCTCCAGCTCTTTGCCCGGATGTTTTCTGCAACAGACCATAGCTACCGCGTTTTGCGAGCCACGGATGGACAACAGGCCCTTGAATTGTTACGTAAAAGACGGCCCGATGTGATGCTCCTGGATTTGATTATGCCGGGTATGGACGGTTTGGAGGTGTTAGAGGAGAAAAGTCAAGATCCAA
- a CDS encoding DUF2088 domain-containing protein yields MQPLQLVKIQQHFECPVIADIPATLTAELSRIEPLIHPNTSIALAVGSRGIAGIAEIVRTTADFIKSRGGLPFIIPAMGSHGGATAEGQIEILASYGITTAAMDAPIRSSMETVELTKNDSPNRVFMGRYAYEADGVILINRIKPHTDYHGLYESGLAKMCVIGLGKHAQALEIHSFGVYGLRELIPLTAKQILATGKIIAGIALVENAYDKTMVINVLKADEIMVEEPKLLETARANMPKLPVDKIDILMVDRLGKNISGVGLDPNIIGRIKIRGEAEPDRPLIKSIMVSDLTEETHGNALGLGLADVITQRLFNKIDLAATYENIVTSSFLERGKIPLIAQNDGQAYAWARRGCGLIPEGQERVIRIQDTLHLDQVYVSKAVLAEIISRPDLEVSGEPVDMFDSHGKMLAF; encoded by the coding sequence ATGCAGCCATTACAACTGGTCAAAATTCAACAGCATTTTGAATGCCCGGTTATTGCGGATATACCGGCTACTCTCACCGCTGAGCTGAGCCGGATAGAACCCTTGATTCACCCGAATACCAGTATTGCCCTGGCCGTGGGTAGCCGGGGCATCGCCGGTATCGCCGAAATTGTCAGAACAACGGCTGATTTTATCAAAAGTCGGGGCGGTCTGCCCTTTATCATCCCGGCAATGGGCAGTCACGGGGGGGCTACGGCTGAAGGACAGATAGAGATTTTGGCCAGTTATGGTATCACCACGGCAGCGATGGATGCGCCTATCCGCTCGTCAATGGAAACCGTAGAGTTAACCAAAAACGATAGCCCTAATCGTGTTTTTATGGGCCGTTACGCCTATGAAGCAGATGGCGTTATCCTCATCAATCGGATCAAACCCCACACCGATTATCATGGTCTTTATGAAAGCGGCCTGGCCAAAATGTGCGTGATTGGCCTGGGCAAACATGCCCAGGCTCTGGAAATTCACAGTTTTGGCGTTTATGGTCTGCGGGAATTGATTCCATTAACGGCCAAACAGATTCTGGCCACCGGCAAAATTATAGCCGGGATTGCCCTGGTGGAAAACGCTTACGATAAAACAATGGTGATCAACGTTCTCAAAGCTGACGAAATAATGGTTGAAGAACCCAAATTGTTGGAAACGGCCAGGGCCAACATGCCTAAATTGCCGGTTGACAAAATTGATATTTTGATGGTTGACCGGCTGGGCAAGAATATCAGCGGCGTGGGACTTGATCCCAACATCATCGGCCGTATCAAAATAAGGGGTGAAGCAGAGCCGGATCGGCCCCTAATCAAATCAATCATGGTCAGTGATCTGACCGAAGAGACGCACGGTAACGCCTTGGGCCTAGGATTGGCCGATGTGATCACCCAAAGACTGTTCAATAAAATTGATTTGGCGGCCACTTATGAGAATATCGTTACCAGTTCCTTTCTGGAAAGGGGCAAAATCCCCTTGATTGCTCAAAATGATGGGCAGGCCTATGCCTGGGCGCGCCGGGGTTGTGGTTTGATCCCGGAGGGGCAGGAGCGGGTTATCCGTATTCAGGATACGCTGCACCTGGACCAAGTTTATGTATCAAAAGCTGTTCTGGCCGAGATAATTTCCCGGCCTGACCTTGAAGTGAGCGGCGAGCCGGTTGATATGTTTGATAGCCACGGGAAAATGCTTGCTTTTTAG
- the amrS gene encoding AmmeMemoRadiSam system radical SAM enzyme — translation MTFSSSQQATLQEVLDTATVEGELYEKLADDKVRCFACGHRCVIFPGRRGICQVRYNEGGVLRVPFGYAAGVQSDPVEKKPFFHAMPSSNALTFGMLGCDLQCGYCQNWVTSQALRDKAAGVAPTQVTAESLVQSAQRTEARLVVSSYNEPLITAEWAVEVFKQAKAVGLVTGFVSNGHGTPEVLTYLKPYTDCYKVDLKSMRQENYRELGGQLKHVLWTIEELYRRDFWLEVLTLLVPGFNDSTEELWETARFIAGVSPEIPWHVTAFHKNYKMTEPDNTTSAMLIRAVEIGVEAGLHYVYAGNRPGEVGNWENTYCPKCQTLLVERYGFVVLSYHLTDEGACPKCNHPIPGIWPRSAHKVQTGSPAAIFSRRPIRVRI, via the coding sequence ATGACATTCTCTTCATCGCAGCAAGCCACGCTGCAAGAGGTTCTTGATACCGCCACGGTTGAGGGCGAACTCTACGAAAAGCTGGCAGACGATAAAGTCCGTTGTTTTGCCTGTGGACATCGCTGCGTGATCTTTCCGGGCCGCCGGGGTATTTGCCAGGTGCGCTACAATGAAGGTGGCGTACTGCGCGTGCCCTTTGGTTATGCCGCCGGCGTGCAAAGCGACCCCGTGGAAAAGAAACCCTTCTTCCACGCCATGCCCAGCAGTAATGCCTTAACCTTTGGCATGCTCGGCTGCGATTTGCAGTGCGGCTACTGCCAGAACTGGGTTACCAGCCAGGCCCTGCGCGATAAAGCCGCCGGAGTCGCGCCAACTCAGGTTACGGCTGAAAGCCTGGTGCAATCCGCCCAACGCACAGAGGCGCGGCTGGTAGTGAGCAGTTACAATGAACCGCTCATTACCGCGGAATGGGCGGTGGAGGTTTTTAAGCAGGCCAAAGCCGTTGGCCTGGTAACCGGCTTTGTCTCCAACGGTCACGGCACCCCGGAGGTGTTGACTTACCTCAAACCCTACACCGATTGTTACAAAGTTGATCTCAAGTCTATGCGCCAGGAAAACTACCGCGAGTTGGGCGGGCAGCTCAAACACGTGCTGTGGACGATTGAAGAACTCTACCGGCGCGATTTTTGGCTGGAAGTGCTGACCCTGCTTGTGCCGGGTTTCAACGACTCCACCGAGGAGTTGTGGGAAACCGCCCGTTTTATTGCGGGAGTGTCGCCGGAGATTCCCTGGCATGTGACCGCTTTCCATAAGAATTACAAGATGACCGAACCGGATAACACCACCTCGGCCATGCTTATTCGTGCTGTTGAAATTGGGGTGGAGGCGGGCCTGCACTACGTTTACGCCGGCAACCGGCCCGGCGAGGTGGGCAATTGGGAAAATACTTATTGCCCCAAATGTCAAACGCTCTTGGTTGAGCGTTATGGATTTGTCGTTTTGAGCTATCATCTGACCGATGAGGGCGCGTGTCCAAAATGTAACCACCCTATCCCCGGCATCTGGCCCCGGTCTGCCCATAAGGTTCAAACCGGTTCCCCCGCCGCTATTTTTTCACGGCGGCCAATAAGAGTGAGGATTTAG
- a CDS encoding metal-dependent hydrolase, which produces MTIKYTWIGHGTHNLEIGGKQILIDPFFTDNPTTDVSPGTVKADYILASHGHGDHVADLVPIAKRTGAKVIANAEIAGWLKGKQGLPAGQVHGQHIGGGYQHEFGYVKLTIAHHGSGLPDGSYGGNPAGFLITAEGKKIYLACDTGLFGDMQLYGQEGVDLFVLPIGDNFTMGPDDALKAVKLVKPKMAVPTHYNSWPVIEQDAEAWAKRVEAETDTKVFVLSPGGSLNL; this is translated from the coding sequence ATGACCATAAAATACACCTGGATTGGACACGGAACTCATAATTTGGAAATTGGTGGCAAACAAATTCTGATTGATCCTTTTTTCACCGATAACCCAACAACCGATGTATCTCCCGGCACGGTAAAGGCGGATTACATTTTGGCGTCCCACGGCCATGGCGACCATGTGGCTGATTTGGTCCCTATTGCCAAACGCACCGGGGCCAAAGTGATTGCCAATGCCGAGATTGCCGGTTGGCTGAAGGGTAAACAGGGCCTGCCCGCCGGCCAGGTGCATGGGCAGCATATTGGCGGGGGGTATCAACACGAATTTGGCTACGTTAAATTGACCATTGCCCATCACGGCTCCGGCCTGCCGGATGGCAGCTACGGCGGCAACCCGGCCGGTTTCCTGATTACGGCGGAAGGCAAAAAGATTTACCTGGCCTGCGACACCGGCCTTTTTGGCGACATGCAGCTTTACGGCCAGGAAGGCGTTGACCTGTTTGTGCTGCCTATTGGCGATAATTTTACAATGGGCCCGGATGATGCGTTGAAGGCCGTCAAATTGGTTAAGCCCAAAATGGCTGTGCCTACCCATTACAATAGCTGGCCCGTGATTGAGCAAGACGCCGAGGCCTGGGCCAAGCGGGTTGAAGCCGAGACTGATACCAAAGTGTTCGTGTTGTCGCCCGGCGGTTCGCTGAACTTGTAG
- a CDS encoding UvrD-helicase domain-containing protein — MATKDNSSILSLFQLTNDQLAATTARDTAISVTAGAGSGKTRALVGRYLSLLESKFPLRSLVAITFTDKAAREMRNRVRGLTAQWLAQAEATPDRQLWQEVFSALDSARISTIHGLCAVILRTHPVEAGLDPGFVVLDEGQSALWQAHAVEEGLAWVTTQPEVAQLFSFFQEGQLRDLLAELLARRLDAESTLAAKPDDQLLAEWSAVLNHWLAIRLAWPAWSESLRTLAALQSQNEDDKLEVARRAVLACWDRAAQAQANRDWPVVFEALVALRGAVSTGGQKGNWAAADLEAAREAMRALRDHFDQVIGRLVDPKKPPSWALDMQAAALLPLVRRLFEYTCAVYRGYKNNAQALDFDDLEQMTVRLLVGHESVRARWQQEIQAVLLVDEFQDTNQRQREIVYALAGFEPAETAVPAQNGEGAKKRNRQVLSPNSPISQSSLFVVGDAKQSIYRFRGADVAVFRQVQTDIQAAGGALINFDLTFRAHSALVGLTNVLLSPLMLAEDDPVRPFEVPFAPLVAFRQEPRQGIKSPYLEFQLGLGADKNEGRRAAAVGLADHLHKLHAAGQIYWQDVALLFRASTAFGVYEDALEQVGIPFVTIAGRGFYNRPEVRDLLNALAAIADPTDDLALAGLLRSPAIGLSDAALYQLRWAEDNTRRSFWPALHNGQALAALAKDEQQRAAFACRMIGALHAQVGRVSVAQVLKRFLDETHYRAILRLVPGGERLRRNVDKLLADAHRSEVVNISEFLEYLEALSDVGARESEAPTEAGGAVQLMTIHKAKGLEFPVVVLADAGYTGGFHAIPFYLDQELGLALNLANAETQPAIFRLASYREAEQKAAEERRLLYVAVTRAQEKIIVSGNVKLSTAKQTAVQLQGSGWLADLAGVVGLNEIQLAEPPAAAQTISLAWQNGAVGCTVYPPPKNIGLVLSEDRSPVPVSRPLSLDLLAPLTLPPSAELDEKLQEWESDPPPRVWRVVPDSEYDVPAWVVGSLTHIALRYWHFPDAEDFPDFLRPFALDAGLTDPVSIETALKRTARLLARFQAHPLYQQLAVAERHHEVPYNLMLEGQLHSGIIDLLFRTAPDTPWTIVEFKTDRLPPKVNLQTYIAEKGYDRQVQAYRQAVAQQLGSEPQVLLVFLNVEQSVQTLLLP, encoded by the coding sequence ATGGCGACGAAAGATAATTCTTCCATTCTCTCCCTCTTTCAACTCACCAACGACCAACTGGCCGCAACCACGGCCCGCGACACAGCTATCTCCGTTACTGCCGGGGCGGGGTCGGGCAAAACGCGGGCCCTGGTGGGACGCTATCTTTCTCTGTTGGAGTCGAAATTTCCGCTGCGCTCTCTGGTGGCCATCACCTTCACCGACAAAGCTGCCCGCGAAATGCGTAACCGGGTGCGCGGCCTCACCGCGCAGTGGTTGGCGCAGGCAGAAGCGACCCCTGACCGGCAGTTGTGGCAAGAAGTATTCAGCGCCCTGGACTCGGCCCGCATTAGCACTATTCACGGCCTATGCGCCGTCATTCTGCGCACCCACCCCGTTGAGGCCGGTCTTGACCCAGGCTTTGTCGTGCTGGACGAGGGTCAAAGCGCCCTCTGGCAGGCGCACGCGGTGGAAGAGGGGTTGGCCTGGGTGACCACTCAGCCGGAAGTGGCGCAGTTGTTCAGTTTTTTCCAGGAAGGGCAACTGCGTGATTTGTTGGCGGAATTGCTGGCGCGTCGTCTGGATGCCGAATCCACCCTGGCCGCAAAACCGGATGATCAACTTCTGGCAGAGTGGTCCGCCGTATTGAACCATTGGTTGGCCATCCGCCTGGCCTGGCCCGCCTGGTCAGAATCCCTACGAACGCTGGCTGCCTTACAGTCCCAAAATGAGGATGACAAACTGGAGGTCGCCCGTCGGGCGGTGCTGGCCTGTTGGGACCGGGCCGCTCAAGCCCAGGCCAATCGGGACTGGCCGGTTGTATTTGAGGCGTTGGTGGCCCTGCGAGGTGCCGTTTCCACCGGCGGGCAAAAAGGCAACTGGGCGGCAGCCGATCTTGAGGCGGCGCGAGAAGCTATGCGCGCCCTGCGCGACCATTTTGACCAGGTGATCGGTCGCCTGGTTGACCCCAAAAAACCGCCGAGCTGGGCGCTTGACATGCAGGCCGCCGCCCTGCTGCCCCTGGTGCGGCGTTTGTTTGAGTACACATGCGCCGTTTACCGGGGCTACAAAAACAATGCCCAGGCCCTTGATTTTGACGACCTGGAGCAGATGACCGTTCGCTTATTAGTCGGCCATGAATCTGTCCGCGCTCGCTGGCAACAGGAGATTCAGGCCGTGCTGCTGGTGGACGAATTCCAGGATACCAACCAACGCCAGCGGGAGATTGTGTACGCCCTGGCCGGTTTTGAGCCGGCTGAAACCGCAGTGCCTGCTCAAAATGGGGAGGGGGCGAAAAAAAGGAATAGACAAGTACTATCTCCCAACTCTCCTATCTCCCAGTCTTCCCTGTTCGTGGTTGGCGACGCCAAACAATCCATCTATAGGTTTCGCGGTGCGGACGTGGCCGTTTTTCGTCAGGTGCAAACGGATATTCAGGCGGCAGGGGGCGCTCTTATTAATTTTGACCTGACCTTCCGGGCGCACAGCGCCCTGGTTGGCCTGACCAACGTGCTTTTGTCGCCCCTGATGCTCGCCGAAGATGACCCCGTCCGCCCCTTTGAGGTGCCCTTTGCCCCGCTGGTCGCCTTTCGCCAGGAGCCGCGCCAGGGTATAAAATCCCCTTATCTTGAATTTCAACTTGGCCTGGGTGCGGACAAAAATGAAGGTCGGCGGGCCGCCGCTGTTGGCCTGGCGGATCATTTGCATAAACTGCATGCTGCCGGCCAAATCTACTGGCAGGACGTGGCTCTGCTCTTCCGGGCCAGTACGGCCTTTGGCGTGTATGAAGACGCCCTGGAGCAGGTGGGCATTCCTTTTGTGACCATTGCCGGGCGCGGTTTTTACAACCGGCCGGAAGTACGCGATTTACTCAATGCCCTGGCCGCAATCGCCGATCCCACCGACGACCTGGCCCTGGCCGGGTTGCTTCGTTCGCCCGCCATTGGCCTTAGCGATGCGGCCCTTTATCAATTGCGTTGGGCCGAAGACAATACCCGCCGTTCTTTTTGGCCGGCTTTACACAATGGCCAGGCGCTGGCCGCGTTGGCTAAAGATGAACAACAGCGAGCTGCTTTTGCCTGCCGGATGATTGGCGCCTTGCACGCCCAGGTGGGACGGGTCTCGGTGGCCCAGGTGCTCAAACGTTTTTTGGATGAAACGCATTACCGGGCCATTCTGCGGCTGGTTCCCGGCGGAGAGCGGTTGCGCCGAAATGTTGACAAACTGCTGGCCGACGCCCACCGCAGCGAAGTGGTCAATATTTCCGAATTTTTGGAATATCTTGAGGCGCTAAGCGACGTTGGCGCGCGGGAGAGCGAGGCTCCTACCGAAGCGGGTGGTGCTGTGCAATTGATGACCATTCACAAAGCCAAAGGTCTGGAGTTCCCGGTGGTGGTGTTGGCCGATGCCGGCTATACCGGCGGTTTTCACGCCATACCCTTTTACCTGGATCAGGAATTGGGGCTGGCCCTAAACCTGGCCAATGCCGAAACCCAACCGGCTATCTTTCGCCTGGCCAGTTACCGCGAGGCGGAACAAAAGGCAGCCGAGGAACGGCGGTTGCTCTACGTGGCTGTCACGCGGGCCCAGGAAAAGATTATTGTTTCCGGCAATGTAAAATTGAGTACGGCCAAACAAACTGCCGTTCAACTTCAAGGCAGCGGCTGGCTGGCCGACCTGGCCGGGGTCGTTGGCCTGAATGAAATACAGTTGGCCGAACCGCCCGCCGCCGCCCAAACTATCTCCCTGGCCTGGCAAAACGGCGCGGTGGGTTGTACCGTTTATCCTCCTCCCAAAAACATCGGCCTGGTTTTGTCTGAAGACCGTTCTCCGGTTCCTGTCTCCCGGCCGCTGTCCCTTGATCTCTTGGCGCCCTTAACTTTACCCCCTTCTGCCGAGTTGGATGAAAAACTTCAGGAATGGGAGAGTGACCCTCCTCCCCGGGTTTGGCGGGTGGTGCCGGACAGTGAATACGATGTGCCGGCCTGGGTGGTCGGCAGCCTTACCCATATTGCCCTGCGTTACTGGCATTTTCCCGATGCAGAGGATTTTCCCGATTTCTTGCGTCCCTTTGCCCTGGATGCCGGGCTGACCGATCCGGTCAGCATTGAGACAGCCTTAAAACGGACCGCCAGATTGTTGGCCCGTTTTCAAGCGCATCCACTCTACCAACAATTAGCCGTGGCCGAACGTCATCACGAAGTGCCCTACAACCTGATGCTGGAGGGGCAATTACACAGCGGCATCATAGACCTGTTGTTCCGCACCGCGCCCGATACTCCCTGGACGATTGTTGAATTCAAAACAGACCGGCTGCCCCCAAAGGTCAATCTGCAAACATACATTGCTGAAAAGGGTTACGACCGGCAGGTCCAGGCTTATCGCCAGGCTGTTGCCCAACAACTGGGCAGCGAACCCCAGGTTTTATTGGTTTTTTTGAATGTGGAACAATCGGTCCAAACATTGTTGTTGCCCTAA